The following proteins are co-located in the Heptranchias perlo isolate sHepPer1 chromosome 30, sHepPer1.hap1, whole genome shotgun sequence genome:
- the LOC137300077 gene encoding putative nuclease HARBI1, whose translation MCSLLGEELLPAGPGGHALPVAVKVPTALSFFASGSFQSVTGDISRVYQSAAPNCIRQVRDGLFARAVSFVNFPCDDKSQNERALGFASLAGFSQVQVAIDYTHVAIRAPPDQPGAFVNSKAFHSINVQLVFNHKKRFMQVWARFPGSCHDAFILWQSNIPNLLVPGSRLRGWLLDDKGYLLQTWLITPLRNPTNEPQEHYTASHMSTRYVIEQAIGMLKMRFRCLDRSGGALQYSPGSLG comes from the coding sequence atgtGCAGCCTCCTGggagaagagctgctccctgctggacctggtggtcatgcattaccagtggctgtgaaagtccCCACCGCCCTCAGtttttttgcctctggttccttccagagCGTTACCGGAGACATATCGAGGGTTTATCAGTCGGCTGCACCTAATTGCATAAGGCAGGTGagagatggattgtttgccagggctgtaAGTTTTGTAAACTTTCCCTGTGATGACAaaagccagaatgagcgggcactcgGTTTtgcgtctctggctggcttctcacAGGTACAGGTTGCCATCGACTACACACAtgtggcaatccgagcaccaccagatcaaccaggagcattcgtCAACAGCAAggcatttcattccatcaatgttcagcttgtGTTCAACCataagaaaaggttcatgcaggtctgggccagattccctgggagctgccatgatgctttcatactgtggcagtccaacatccccaacCTGTTAGTACCTGGAAGCAGACTTAGGGGGTGGctgctggacgacaaagggtatctccttcaaacctggctgattacacctctgaggaatcccaccaATGAACCCCAAGAGCACTACACCGCCAGCCATATGTCAACCAGatatgtcattgagcaagccattggaatgctcaagatgcgcttcaggtgcctggacaggtctggaggtgcccttcagtactcgccagggTCTCTAGGATGA